CACAACGCGCACGTTGGGGTTAGAAAGAACAATATTTGCGCTGTTGTTCATTGCCTCAAAGTTAGCGACACTCGTGCCACCAAATTTTGCAATAACAAACTGATTGTTGTCTGACGAAGACGCTACGGTATTCATGGTGTCAATCCCTTTGGTTAAACCTAAACTTTATATAGATTTATCGGGTAAATAGAAGCGCGTCAATCAAGAATCGAAGCAAATCAGTAATTCTAATGATGGGGGGGTTATTATCGGTTTTCTCAATATACTCGTCATCCTTCAAGCTGCATGGGTGTTGGCTACGCTCAGATAGCCGAATCACATACTTTTGTATGCTCATCGGTCTATCTTCCCTTGCCGCCTACATGCAGCTCGAATGATTTAGAGTATATAGATGCCGTTTTTCAAGCTGCATGGGTGTTGGCTACGTTCAGATAGCCGAATCACATACTTTTGTATGCTCATCGGTCTATCTTCCCTTGCCGCCTACATGCAGCTCGAATGATTTAGAGTATATAGATGCCGTTTTTCAAGCTGCATGGGTGTTGGCTACGTTCAGATAGCCGAATCACATACTTTTGTATGCTCATCGGTCTATCTTCCCTTGCCGTCTACATGCAACTCGAATGATTTAGAGTATATAGATGCCGTTTTTCAAGCTGCATGGGTGTTGGCTGCGCTCAGATAGCCGAATCACATACTTTTGTATGCTCATCGGTCTATCTTCCCTTGCCGCCTACATGCAGCTCGAATGATTTAGAGTATATAGATGCCGTTTTTCAAGCTGCATGGGTGTTGACTGCGCTCAGATAGCCGAATCACATACTTTTGTATGCTCATCGGTCTATCTTCCCTTGCCGCCTACATGCAGCTCGAATGATTTAGAGTATATAGATGCCGTTTTTCAAGCTGCATGGGTGTTGACTGCGCTCAGATAGCCGAATCACATACTTTTGTATGCTCATCGGTCTATCTTCCCTTGCCGTCTACATGCAACTCGAATGATTTAGAGTATATAGATGCCGTTTTTCAAGCTGCATGGGTGTTGGCTGCGCTCAGATAGCCGAATCACATACTTTTGTATGCTCATCGGTCTATCTTCCCTTGCCGCCTACATGCAGCTCGAATGATTTAGAGTATATAGATGCCGTTTTTCAAGCTGCATGGGTGTTGACTGCGCTCAGATAGCCGAATCACATACTTTTGTATGCTCATCGGTCTATCTTCTCTTGTCGCCTACATGCAGCTTGAATGATTTAGAGTTATAGATGCCGTTTTTCAAGCTGCATGGGTGTTGACTGCGTTCAGATAGCCAAATCAACGACTTTTATCGATTTATCGGTCTATCTGCACCCGTCGCCATTTTTCAGTTAAATGGCATTGAAAGTGCGTATTTCAATAAAAGGGATAATTAAGTCTGGAAAAGTGCGGCAGAATTGGGGAATATCAATATAACGCAGAAAACCGATAAGTCCTGTTTCCTTGACGGGTTACAATCTATTTCTATTAAAAATTGTTTGGAGAGTGTTATCCATGAGAAGTATTAATCCAAGCCAAACGGCTGCATGGCGGGCGCTAGAGCAACATTTTGCGCAAATGAAAGATGTGCATATGCGTGATTTGTTCGAGCAAGATAAAGACCGCTTTACTAAATTTTCGGCAACGTTCGATGGTCAAATCTTAGTGGATTTCTCCAAAAACAGAATAACGCAAGAAACCTTAGATAATTTATTGGCACTGGCAAAAGAAACTGAGCTGGAAAATGCCATTAGTAGTATGTTCAAAGGTGAGAAAATTAACCGTACGGAAGACCGTGCGGTGCTGCACACAGCATTACGTAATCGCGATAACACGCCTGTTTATGTAGATGGCAAAGATGTCATGCCTGACGTCAATGCGGTGTTGGAAAAAATGCAGCAGTTTAGCCAACGTATTATCAGCGGCGAGTGGAAAGGCTTTACGGGTAAAGCGATTACTGATGTGGTGAATATCGGGATTGGCGGTTCTGACCTTGGCCCATTCATGGTGACTGAAGCATTGCGCCCTTATAAAAACCACCTGAATATGTATTTTGTTTCTAACGTGGATGGCACTCAAATTGCAGAAACGTTGAAAAAACTGAATCCAGAAACCACATTGTTCCTGATTGCGTCCAAAACATTCACCACGCAAGAGACTATGACCAACGCACATTCAGCCCGTGATTGGTTCTTAGCATCCGCAAAAGATGAAAGCCAGGTGGCTAAGCACTTTGTGGCGTTGTCCACTAATGGTGAAGAAGTCGCTAAGTTTGGTATTGATACCAACAATATGTTTGAGTTCTGGGATTGGGTTGGTGGTCGCTATTCATTATGGTCAGCGATTGGTTTATCCATCATTTTATCTGTTGGCTTTGATAATTTCGTTCAATTATTGAACGGTGCCCATGCAATGGATAAGCATTTCACCCAAACCCCACTGGAGAAAAACATCCCAGTATTGTTAGGGTTGATTGGCATTTGGTACAACAATTTTTTTGAATCGGAAACTGAAGCGATTCTGCCATATGATCAATACATGCACCGTTTTGCGGCATACTTCCAACAAGGCAATATGGAATCTAACGGTAAGTACATTGGCCGTGATGGAAAAGCCGTTTCTTACCAAACAGGCCCAATTATTTGGGGTGAGCCAGGAACAAACGGGCAACATGCGTTTTATCAATTGATCCACCAAGGGACAAAAATGATCCCTTGTGACTTTATTGCACCGGCAGTCACACATAACCCGCTGGGTGATCATCACGAGAAACTGCTTTCGAACTTTTTTGCGCAAACAGAAGCGTTAGCATTTGGGAAAACGCGAGAAGTGGTTGATGCCGAGTTTGCAGCGCAAGGTAAATCCGTGGCGGATATGGAATATGTGGCGCCGTATAAAGTGTTTGAAGGTAACCGCCCAACTAACTCGATTTTACTCAAAGAAATCACACCATATTCATTAGGTGCATTAATCGCGATGTATGAGCACAAAATCTTTACCCAAGGGGCGATTTTGAACATCTTCACGTTTGACCAATGGGGCGTGGAATTAGGTAAGCAGTTAGCGAGTCGCATCCTGCCTGAATTAGAAAACAGTGAAAAAGTCAGCAGTCATGACAGCTCAACTAATGGTTTGATTAACAGTTATAAAGCGTGGCGTTAATTATCCATTGAAATATTGTCGTAAAATTAAGCGGGAAGTCGTGTAAGCAACTTCCCGTTTTCTTTTCATTAAAATCATAAAATTGGTTTGATATAAGCCTGATCGTTAATGTGTTAATGAATTTTATTATTGTTCACAACTTGTTATTAATTAGGAAATTTTTCACTATTTTTTTACATTTTGTGTTGAATTTGTGACTTTTTATATAAATTGTTAGCTAACTTTAACCTTGTAGCAAAACAACGTGATATCCTATTTGGCAAGAAATACAGAAATCATAACCATGTTATTCATGGTGGAATTTACGTAATGGATGAAATGCTATTTACCTCGCAGCCAATCGAATGGATTGCGCAGGATGATGAAAGAGTTCCCGCTAACACACTCGATTGGTTACTTGAACTTGGCTCCATGACAAAACGTTTTGAACAACACAGCCAGCAAGTTACCGTCATACCGTATTTAGAACGCTATGTGTCGCAAGCAATGCTAAGTGCGGAAGAAGTACAAAATTTACCAGTAAGTCACCGTTATTGGGTACGTGAAGTGGTTATGTACGGAGATGGTATTCCGTGGTTACTAGGCCGGACGGTCATCCCTGAAGAAACTCTGACTGATGATGACCAACAATTGGTGGATATTGGCCGCATGCCCTTGGGGCGTTATTTATTTAGTCGAGATAATCTAACGCGTGACTATATCCATATTGGTTGTTGCGCAAAGCGTTGGGTTCGCCGCTCTCGATTAAGGCTATCTGATAAGCCATTGTTGTTAACCGAAATATTTTTACCTGAATCACCTGCATATCGTTAACTGTCCAAGTTATTTCAAACTGTAGATTTTGGCAAAACGCGATACAAACATACAAAAATCCGCGATTTACCATACTGAGTAGTGTGAACACCTACCTATTTTGAAGTATGATGGAATGAGAAAAGGAGCATGACAAAGTGGAGGGAAGTATGACGCTGAGTAAATGGCATGCATACAGCCGTTTAATGCGTATTGATAGACCCATTGGTTCACTGTTGTTACTGTGGCCGACGTATTGGGCACTATGGATAGCCGCTCAAAGTACACCAAATTTACATATTTTGATCGTGTTTACTGCGGGGGTATTCTTTATGCGTGCCGCGGGTTGCGTGATCAATGATTTTGCTGATCGCCATTTTGATGGTCATGTAGAGCGAACTAAGCATCGCCCATTACCGAGTGGGGATGTGACGGAAAAAGAAGCAAAAATTGTATTTGCTAGCCTAGTCGGTGTGTCTTTCTTGTTAGTATTAACACTCAATTCAATGACGATTTGGCTATCCATTGCGGGACTTGCTTTAGCGTGGATTTATCCTTTTGTTAAAAGGGTCAGCCACTTACCTCAGGTTGTACTGGGTGCTGCGTTTGGCTGGTCGATACCGATGTCCTTCTCGGCAGTTGGGGAATCACTCCCGTTAGTATGTTGGGTATTATTTATCGTGAATATTATTTGGTCAGTGGTTTACGATACACAGTATGCGATGGTTGACCGTGATGACGATTTAAAAATTGGCATAAAATCAACGGCAATTTTATTTGGTCAGTATGACAAACTGATTATTGGATTACTGCAATTGCTGATGGTTGTCTTGCTGGTGGTTGTGGGTCTATTGGCAAATTTAGGGATAATTTATTATCTTTCGTTGGCGCTGGTTGCGGGGTTATTTGTTTATCAGCAACAGTTGATGGTGAACCGCGAACGTGCTCCTTGCTTTAAGGCTTTCATGAATAATAACTTCGTTGGCTTGATTTTGTTTATTGGCATTATGGTGAGTTATTTTTAATGTGTGAATGATGTTCAATAGCCCAACAAAAAAGGTAATGTTTTTCAACATTACCTTTTTGCTTTTTATTGGCTTACAAAACCGGATTAGTCTTTTTCTGGCTCTGTAGTTTGAGCTGACTCATCGGGCTTAGCTACTTTTTTCTCTTCTGAAAACTCATCGCTTTGGCTAACACTTTCAATGGTTAAACGAATTTCTGGTGACATTAACCGCGCAAGAACCGCATACAGTTTTTGGGCGTTAGTGGTGAAAATATCGTTTTCATTGTTATCGATATAGCCTTCTTCCCTAAGTGTATCGACGAGCGTTGAAAACACCGCTTTATCAAAGAACTCAGGGGCGTTAATGCCGTGCAGCACAGAAAGACGTTGCGCAAGGATACGGCTTTCTTTTTCCAACGTATTACGGCTGATTTCAGGGCTGGCATTGAGCAATGACAGCGTGATAGCGTAGCGTTGTAGTGTTTCACGGACACCAGCAGCTAAAAGTTGTAATGGACGAATACGGCGCGGGTTCAGCACCACTATTTCGTCGTCTCTTAAGCAGATAAGTTTTTGATTATTCAGCTCATCAATTAGAGTATCGACCGTATTACGCAGCTGTTCGTCGTTATAACGCATAAACAGTTCCGCTTTTAAGAACGGATAGATTTGGCTGACTTGATGGTGAATTTCTTGGCGGCTGATACGCTCATGGTGCAACACAATACTGGTGATCAATGACGGCAATACCAGTAAGTGATGGATATTATTACGGTAGTAGGTCATTAAAACGGCATTTTCGCGAGGAAGAATAATAATATCCCCCATGCTGTCTTTTTCTACTTCGAATTTATCCATTTGCAACGCATGTTCGAGCAGTTGCTCCGCGGTTTTATTTGGCGTTGTTGCATCTGCGGTGTATGGCACATTACGCAATAATTGCAGATAGCATTCCACTTGCTCAATGAGCTGTTCACGGGTCAATGAACGCTGACGTGAGGCCAGTAAAGCTGTTGCGCATAAATTGATAGCATTAGCCGCAGCAGCATTATTGATATTCACCATGATGTTATCTGCTAACGAGCTGACTGTCGGGTTTAACCAAGACGGACGCTGTGGCTCAATGGGGTCAATCGAATCACGCCAATCAGGTACACGCTGATTAAGATATTGAGAAAGGGAAATTGGCTGACCAAAGTTCACATACCCTTGGCCTAAGTTACGCAGTTTGCGCAAGCCACGGATCATTGAAAACAAGCCTTCTTTCTCTTTTTCTGCGCCGCGCAGCTCTTTTGCGTAGGTACCCACTTCCATCACGTGCTCGTAACCAATATAAATAGGCACAATCGTGATAGGGCGTGAGTCACCGCGCAACATGGCTTGTAGTGTCATCGACAACGTTCCGGTTTTTGGCTGCAATAAACGGCCTGTACGGGAACGTCCACCTTCAACGAAATACTCAATAGAGTAACCGCGAGCAAACAGCTCACTTAAATATTCGCGAAAAACTGTCGAATAAAGTTTGTTTCCTTTAAAGGTACGGCGGATAAAGAATGCACCAAGACGGCGGAAAATCGGGCCAGCGGGCCAGAAGTTCAAGTTGATCCCAGCAGCGATGTGTGGTGGGACAAGGCCTTGATGGTAAAGGACATAGGAAAGCAGTAAGTAGTCCATGTGGCTTCGGTGGGAAGGCACGTACACAATTTCATGGCCATCTTGTGCTAATTGGCGAACACGCTCAGCATGTTGCACGTTAATGCCTTGATAGAGGCGGTTCCATGTCCAGCTCAGCACACGGTCAGTTAACCGCACAGCTTCATAGGAGAAATTAGCGGCAATTTCTTCCATCATATTAACTGCATTTTGCTGCGCTTTTTTCAATGGAATTTTTTTACTGCGCGCTTCGTCTTCGACGGCTTTTTCAATCGCTTTTGAGGTCAAAAGTTTATTGAATAGTTCATAGCGTGCTGGCAGTTTCGGGCCGACCGCCGCAAGGCGTTGGCGCGAATAGTGAATACGGGCGACACGTGCTAATTTATTGGCAATAATCGTATCTGTGCCGTGGTCCTGTGCCATTTTCCCAATCGAAACCGGCGGGGATAGGCGAACAAAGCTATCTCGGCCTAACCAAAGGATTGCAAAGAATTTCTGTACACCGTTTAATAGCTTCAGTGGCGGTGCCGGAGTGTGGCCTTCACGACCAGGAGAGCGCCCAAACATCACAGAAGCGGGTAGCATTTGAATATCGAGATTTGGATTATTTTTGTGCAAATCTAAATATGCATGGAATGTTTTGACGGAATCTTTACGTGGATCCGGTGAATAATAGCGAAATACGCGTGGGCCATCATCGATAAACACATAGGCAGGAAGCTTGGTGCCATTGATGTCGTTATCAACCAAAGGGTCAGGCAGACCGATAGCCAAGCATTGATGCCGTAGCGTTAGGAGGTCGGACTTAGAATGATAAGGCAATACATACAGCGTTGGCCTGTTGGTATCAAGCTGCAACTCTGTGATTGGGTCCGATGGAATTAGTTTACTTTTTACCAATAATTTAAGTGGTAAATTCAACATGTTGTAATATATTTTACGCCACAGTGACATAAATGATTATAGCCTCTTGTTAACAATGCTGCGCAATCATACCAGAAATCCACTGGCAGATCTGTTACTGACAATTCACTTTGACCGTAAAAATCGATTATTGTTTGTATTTTTTAAGGAATAAATATGGCAAGTCAAACTAAGGGCTTTACCCGTGTGATTAAAGCAGCGGGATACTCCCTTAAAGGGCTAAAAGCAGCGTGGGTAAATGAAGCGGCATTTCGTCAGGAATCTGTGGCTGCGGTGATTGCGATTATTATCGCCTTTTGCTTAGATATCAGCTATGTGGATAGAATATTGTTAGTCAGCTCCATCGTGCTGGTGGCTATCGTAGAGTTACTCAATAGTGCCATTGAAGCCGTTGTTGACCGTATTGGCAGTGAATATCATGAACTTTCAGGGCGTGCTAAAGATATTGGCTCTGCGGCGGTGTTTGTTAGTATTGGTTTAGCACTGTTTATTTGGGCGTTGGTATTATGGCAGCGGTATTTTGCAGGGTAGCCACGAAAAGCCATTGAAATTTGCGAAAAGAAAGTAAATCGATAACAAATACTAAATTCAGTGATTTAACTGTTTCAAATCTTCATTTACCTGTATATACTCACAGTCTGACTGTATAAACAAACAGGGGAACGGGATGAAAGCACTGACGGCTCGACAACAGCAGGTTTACGATCTGGTGCGTGACCACATTTCGCAAACAGGTATGCCTCCTACACGTGCTGAAATTGCAGCAAGCCTTGGTTTTCGTTCGCCTAATGCGGCAGAAGAACATTTAAAAGCCTTGGCACGAAAAGGTGTAATTGAAATTGTTTCTGGGGCATCACGGGGTATCCGTCTTCTTCTTGAAGAAGAGCCTGACGATCAAGGGTTGCCGTTGATCGGGCGTGTTGCCGCTGGCGAACCTTTATTAGCGCAAGAACATATCGAAAGTCACTACCAAGTTGATC
The window above is part of the Providencia sp. R33 genome. Proteins encoded here:
- a CDS encoding diacylglycerol kinase, coding for MASQTKGFTRVIKAAGYSLKGLKAAWVNEAAFRQESVAAVIAIIIAFCLDISYVDRILLVSSIVLVAIVELLNSAIEAVVDRIGSEYHELSGRAKDIGSAAVFVSIGLALFIWALVLWQRYFAG
- the plsB gene encoding glycerol-3-phosphate 1-O-acyltransferase PlsB, translated to MSLWRKIYYNMLNLPLKLLVKSKLIPSDPITELQLDTNRPTLYVLPYHSKSDLLTLRHQCLAIGLPDPLVDNDINGTKLPAYVFIDDGPRVFRYYSPDPRKDSVKTFHAYLDLHKNNPNLDIQMLPASVMFGRSPGREGHTPAPPLKLLNGVQKFFAILWLGRDSFVRLSPPVSIGKMAQDHGTDTIIANKLARVARIHYSRQRLAAVGPKLPARYELFNKLLTSKAIEKAVEDEARSKKIPLKKAQQNAVNMMEEIAANFSYEAVRLTDRVLSWTWNRLYQGINVQHAERVRQLAQDGHEIVYVPSHRSHMDYLLLSYVLYHQGLVPPHIAAGINLNFWPAGPIFRRLGAFFIRRTFKGNKLYSTVFREYLSELFARGYSIEYFVEGGRSRTGRLLQPKTGTLSMTLQAMLRGDSRPITIVPIYIGYEHVMEVGTYAKELRGAEKEKEGLFSMIRGLRKLRNLGQGYVNFGQPISLSQYLNQRVPDWRDSIDPIEPQRPSWLNPTVSSLADNIMVNINNAAAANAINLCATALLASRQRSLTREQLIEQVECYLQLLRNVPYTADATTPNKTAEQLLEHALQMDKFEVEKDSMGDIIILPRENAVLMTYYRNNIHHLLVLPSLITSIVLHHERISRQEIHHQVSQIYPFLKAELFMRYNDEQLRNTVDTLIDELNNQKLICLRDDEIVVLNPRRIRPLQLLAAGVRETLQRYAITLSLLNASPEISRNTLEKESRILAQRLSVLHGINAPEFFDKAVFSTLVDTLREEGYIDNNENDIFTTNAQKLYAVLARLMSPEIRLTIESVSQSDEFSEEKKVAKPDESAQTTEPEKD
- the ubiC gene encoding chorismate lyase, encoding MDEMLFTSQPIEWIAQDDERVPANTLDWLLELGSMTKRFEQHSQQVTVIPYLERYVSQAMLSAEEVQNLPVSHRYWVREVVMYGDGIPWLLGRTVIPEETLTDDDQQLVDIGRMPLGRYLFSRDNLTRDYIHIGCCAKRWVRRSRLRLSDKPLLLTEIFLPESPAYR
- the pgi gene encoding glucose-6-phosphate isomerase gives rise to the protein MRSINPSQTAAWRALEQHFAQMKDVHMRDLFEQDKDRFTKFSATFDGQILVDFSKNRITQETLDNLLALAKETELENAISSMFKGEKINRTEDRAVLHTALRNRDNTPVYVDGKDVMPDVNAVLEKMQQFSQRIISGEWKGFTGKAITDVVNIGIGGSDLGPFMVTEALRPYKNHLNMYFVSNVDGTQIAETLKKLNPETTLFLIASKTFTTQETMTNAHSARDWFLASAKDESQVAKHFVALSTNGEEVAKFGIDTNNMFEFWDWVGGRYSLWSAIGLSIILSVGFDNFVQLLNGAHAMDKHFTQTPLEKNIPVLLGLIGIWYNNFFESETEAILPYDQYMHRFAAYFQQGNMESNGKYIGRDGKAVSYQTGPIIWGEPGTNGQHAFYQLIHQGTKMIPCDFIAPAVTHNPLGDHHEKLLSNFFAQTEALAFGKTREVVDAEFAAQGKSVADMEYVAPYKVFEGNRPTNSILLKEITPYSLGALIAMYEHKIFTQGAILNIFTFDQWGVELGKQLASRILPELENSEKVSSHDSSTNGLINSYKAWR
- the ubiA gene encoding 4-hydroxybenzoate octaprenyltransferase, coding for MTLSKWHAYSRLMRIDRPIGSLLLLWPTYWALWIAAQSTPNLHILIVFTAGVFFMRAAGCVINDFADRHFDGHVERTKHRPLPSGDVTEKEAKIVFASLVGVSFLLVLTLNSMTIWLSIAGLALAWIYPFVKRVSHLPQVVLGAAFGWSIPMSFSAVGESLPLVCWVLFIVNIIWSVVYDTQYAMVDRDDDLKIGIKSTAILFGQYDKLIIGLLQLLMVVLLVVVGLLANLGIIYYLSLALVAGLFVYQQQLMVNRERAPCFKAFMNNNFVGLILFIGIMVSYF
- the lexA gene encoding transcriptional repressor LexA, whose protein sequence is MKALTARQQQVYDLVRDHISQTGMPPTRAEIAASLGFRSPNAAEEHLKALARKGVIEIVSGASRGIRLLLEEEPDDQGLPLIGRVAAGEPLLAQEHIESHYQVDPELFKPHADFLLRVNGMSMKDIGIMDGDLLAVHKTQNAHNGQVIVARIDDEVTVKRFKQQGNRVELIAENPDFAPIVVDLREQSFTIEGLAVGVIRNSDWY